The following are from one region of the Verrucomicrobiaceae bacterium genome:
- a CDS encoding ATP-binding protein, whose translation MGLFNYQDEEALGHVKAVDTSTVIVSVENLELLRKLQVNRLVVLHSSKAGQYLVGIVQKITRDTTVEKILADSEGEETTAKTTEQNLVRITLIGTFCDKLGSRENVFRRTLETVPEIDARCFAIEGERLTTFMKAVSFQGRSDAARLSLGHYTLDEAAEAYLDANRFFQRHAVIVGSTGSGKSWTTARLMEQVALLPNANAVLFDIHGEYSTITGDGIRHLRIAGPGDLNVSNGLDQGVLFFPYWLLGYDDMTTMLVDRSDNNAPNQAMVLARTVVDAKRAFLEVGGHSDVLANFTVDSPVPYDLQHVLAELQRLDKEMVQGSRGDKQGDFHGKLSRFIARLENKLGDRRLGFMMAAPAEAGQFDWLSKLSKMLMNGSKDQAAGKGGVKIIDCSEVPSDILPLIYPGKPPALLGDSQSLTVPGVPGWLVMCDRSK comes from the coding sequence ATGGGACTGTTCAACTACCAAGACGAAGAAGCGCTCGGCCACGTTAAAGCGGTGGATACCTCGACCGTCATCGTGTCGGTAGAGAATCTGGAACTACTGCGCAAACTCCAGGTAAACCGGTTGGTCGTGTTGCATAGTTCGAAGGCGGGTCAGTATCTCGTTGGCATTGTCCAAAAAATCACGCGTGACACTACGGTCGAGAAAATCCTGGCTGACAGCGAAGGCGAAGAAACCACTGCAAAGACGACGGAGCAGAACTTGGTTCGGATCACACTCATAGGCACGTTCTGCGACAAGCTCGGCAGCCGGGAGAACGTCTTCCGCCGCACGCTTGAAACGGTGCCAGAGATTGATGCGAGATGCTTCGCGATTGAGGGCGAGCGACTGACCACCTTCATGAAAGCTGTCTCCTTTCAGGGGCGCAGCGATGCCGCACGTCTCAGCCTAGGGCATTACACTTTGGATGAAGCCGCCGAAGCCTATCTGGATGCGAACCGCTTTTTCCAACGCCATGCGGTGATCGTGGGGAGCACTGGATCGGGCAAGTCATGGACGACGGCACGGCTCATGGAGCAGGTCGCTCTCTTGCCGAATGCGAACGCTGTGCTCTTCGATATTCACGGTGAATACAGCACCATTACCGGCGATGGCATTCGCCATCTGCGGATTGCAGGTCCTGGTGATTTGAATGTGAGTAATGGCCTCGACCAAGGTGTCCTTTTCTTTCCTTACTGGTTACTCGGCTACGATGATATGACCACTATGCTCGTTGACCGCAGCGATAACAATGCCCCTAACCAAGCGATGGTGCTCGCGAGAACGGTGGTGGATGCCAAGCGCGCATTCCTTGAGGTGGGTGGACACTCTGACGTGCTTGCCAACTTCACGGTGGACAGTCCTGTTCCTTATGACTTGCAGCACGTGCTTGCTGAGCTTCAGCGGCTCGACAAGGAAATGGTGCAGGGTTCGAGAGGCGATAAGCAGGGCGATTTCCATGGCAAGCTGAGTCGCTTCATTGCTCGCTTAGAGAACAAACTGGGTGATCGACGGCTCGGATTCATGATGGCGGCTCCGGCTGAGGCGGGCCAATTCGATTGGCTTTCCAAACTTTCTAAGATGCTAATGAACGGCTCCAAAGATCAAGCTGCTGGCAAGGGTGGTGTGAAGATCATTGATTGCTCTGAGGTGCCCTCCGACATCCTCCCACTTATTTATCCAGGAAAACCCCCAGCTTTGCTGGGGGACTCCCAGAGTTTGACAGTTCCGGGAGTCCCCGGATGGCTGGTGATGTGTGACCGCTCAAAGTGA
- a CDS encoding toprim domain-containing protein encodes MSTLHSPPSNAFVDFKEVKSRVSIMQVLERYDLPRVLKRSADRLSGPCPLHQGTNPTQFRVSVSKNCWNCFGSCGRGGNVIDFVSLREKVSFRDAALLLQEWFMPEKAGGIVAESASPLPRPHSSSPPTSPPSPTQAPAASTGDDDDEAGDNPPLSFELKSLKQDHPYPGSRGITQAMAQSYGIGFCTKGCLRGYVAIPIRNREGKIVAYIGRWPGDPPEDKPKYKLPKGFKKRLEVFNLDRALKEPSDHQLIIVEGVFDCLRLVQMGYPRTVALLGSSLSQRQEALLRDAPGKGQITLLFDADDAGRHGASDSAARLSRYGTVRTVDIGEYRHQPEHLEKHELEALLRTH; translated from the coding sequence ATGAGCACCCTTCATTCCCCACCCTCCAATGCCTTTGTGGACTTCAAGGAGGTGAAGTCCCGTGTCTCCATCATGCAAGTGCTGGAGCGATACGACCTCCCTCGTGTCCTCAAACGCAGCGCGGATCGGCTCTCCGGCCCTTGCCCGTTGCATCAGGGCACCAATCCCACGCAGTTCCGAGTGTCTGTGTCGAAGAACTGTTGGAACTGCTTCGGTTCTTGCGGTCGCGGCGGCAACGTCATCGACTTCGTATCGCTGCGCGAGAAGGTGTCGTTCCGTGATGCCGCTCTGCTTCTGCAAGAGTGGTTTATGCCGGAGAAGGCAGGCGGCATCGTTGCTGAATCTGCGAGTCCGTTGCCACGACCTCACTCATCATCGCCACCCACTTCCCCGCCGTCGCCAACGCAAGCCCCGGCGGCGAGCACCGGCGATGATGACGATGAGGCGGGCGACAACCCGCCTCTCTCATTTGAGCTGAAGTCGTTGAAGCAAGACCATCCGTATCCCGGCTCGCGCGGCATCACGCAGGCGATGGCGCAGAGCTACGGTATCGGCTTTTGCACCAAGGGATGTCTGCGGGGATACGTCGCCATTCCAATTCGGAATCGCGAGGGCAAGATCGTGGCCTACATTGGACGTTGGCCTGGCGATCCACCTGAGGACAAGCCGAAATACAAGCTGCCCAAGGGTTTCAAGAAGAGGCTCGAAGTATTCAACCTCGACCGCGCCTTGAAAGAGCCGAGCGATCACCAGTTGATCATTGTCGAAGGTGTCTTCGATTGCCTTCGCCTCGTGCAGATGGGTTACCCGCGCACCGTCGCGTTGCTTGGCTCATCGCTCTCGCAGCGACAGGAGGCATTGCTTCGCGATGCACCAGGCAAAGGCCAGATCACCTTGTTGTTCGATGCTGACGACGCTGGACGACACGGAGCCTCAGATTCAGCGGCTCGATTGTCGCGCTACGGCACAGTCCGCACCGTGGACATCGGCGAGTATCGGCACCAGCCGGAACACCTGGAGAAGCACGAACTCGAAGCCCTGCTTCGCACCCACTGA
- a CDS encoding ATP-binding protein, which produces MPKEKRHPISLVCDEAHLYIPDACEGGSVGAAALRHFERIAKEGRKYGVGLVVVSQRPSEVNRTVLSQCNNFVALRLTNAEDQNVVRRMLPDSLGGFAELLPVLDTGEALVVGDASLLPSRIRISTPNAHPNSGTVDFWDEWAKDTSRDNVSDAVTAWRKQSMS; this is translated from the coding sequence ATGCCAAAGGAGAAGCGCCATCCCATCTCGCTCGTTTGTGACGAAGCCCACCTCTATATCCCTGATGCTTGCGAGGGCGGTAGTGTGGGGGCTGCTGCTCTCAGGCACTTCGAGCGGATCGCCAAAGAGGGACGCAAGTATGGCGTTGGCCTTGTTGTGGTAAGCCAGCGTCCATCCGAGGTGAATCGGACGGTGCTCAGCCAATGCAACAACTTCGTGGCTCTGAGATTGACTAACGCCGAGGACCAGAACGTTGTGCGCCGAATGTTGCCTGACAGCTTGGGCGGTTTCGCAGAACTCCTTCCGGTGCTCGATACAGGTGAAGCTCTTGTGGTAGGAGATGCCAGTCTGCTCCCGAGTCGCATCCGCATCTCTACCCCTAACGCTCATCCGAACAGCGGCACGGTGGATTTTTGGGATGAATGGGCAAAGGACACTTCGCGTGACAATGTTTCAGATGCTGTCACAGCTTGGCGAAAGCAGAGCATGTCGTAA
- a CDS encoding helix-turn-helix transcriptional regulator, with the protein MKAPRNNIVGPQVMRIRNDKNMSQADLAVACQLIGWDVSRGVIARIEGRLKWVSDSELLQLARALKVSVPELFPTNTQRWFKPSKEG; encoded by the coding sequence ATGAAGGCCCCTCGCAACAACATCGTAGGACCCCAGGTCATGCGGATTCGGAACGACAAGAACATGTCGCAAGCCGATCTCGCTGTGGCCTGCCAGTTGATTGGCTGGGATGTTTCCAGAGGCGTGATTGCACGGATCGAGGGACGCTTGAAGTGGGTCTCCGACTCTGAATTGCTGCAACTTGCGAGGGCGCTCAAGGTATCTGTGCCGGAGTTGTTTCCGACGAATACCCAGCGTTGGTTCAAGCCTTCTAAAGAGGGGTGA
- a CDS encoding SET domain-containing protein, protein MLRVHAAAQPSAIHGNGLFARQFIAAGEVIWAFDPPFDVRFTEEQLQALPPPAQQQALYYSSFEKHCGCYLLTGDDDRFMNHSDTPNALDHGDVITAIRDIQPGEEITLDYNQLGYSFRSK, encoded by the coding sequence ATGCTCCGAGTTCACGCCGCCGCTCAACCCTCCGCCATCCACGGGAATGGCTTGTTCGCTCGACAGTTTATCGCTGCTGGGGAGGTGATCTGGGCCTTCGACCCTCCGTTCGATGTGCGATTCACCGAAGAGCAACTCCAGGCATTGCCACCTCCGGCACAGCAACAGGCGCTCTACTACTCGTCATTCGAGAAGCACTGCGGCTGCTATCTGCTCACGGGAGACGATGACCGATTCATGAATCATTCAGACACTCCGAATGCGCTGGATCACGGTGACGTGATCACGGCTATTCGTGACATTCAGCCCGGCGAGGAGATCACCTTAGATTACAACCAATTGGGCTACTCATTCCGCAGCAAATGA
- a CDS encoding SIR2 family protein, whose translation MSESNSQTIDDILKLGQECLGRVPVTVLGSGASLAHGVGGMGDLQTHLLKTVAPEANEATIWDSFKSALADTSDLEKALHQVQLPEPLERRVVAATREMVIEGDRELLAQLVQGKVHLPHARLFRHLLSSTHTRLSVVTTNYDRLAEYAAVAGAINHSTGFAGAYVRSFESGRLTSPVPQGTRQVDILKVHGSLDWFMDDSENSFSLPDDLNAPATHKPLMVTPGTGKYLATHMEPFRSIIACSDSAFASARSIFCVGYGFRDMHIQPKLTKRVTNERVPVVVLARTLTPEARAFLKLCKHSTVLGLEQSGDGSTAYTSAVPDGIKLDRPIWRFDEFLRSTIGD comes from the coding sequence ATGAGTGAATCAAATAGCCAGACAATTGATGACATCTTGAAACTTGGTCAGGAGTGCCTTGGGCGTGTTCCAGTAACCGTTCTCGGCAGTGGTGCTTCACTGGCTCATGGCGTCGGTGGCATGGGGGACTTGCAAACGCATCTGCTCAAAACTGTCGCCCCAGAAGCTAACGAGGCCACTATTTGGGACAGTTTTAAGAGTGCTCTCGCTGACACGAGCGATCTGGAGAAAGCACTTCATCAAGTTCAATTGCCGGAGCCTTTGGAGCGAAGGGTCGTTGCCGCAACGCGTGAAATGGTCATCGAAGGCGACAGAGAACTTTTAGCCCAACTCGTGCAAGGGAAGGTGCACCTACCTCACGCACGTCTGTTTCGTCATCTGCTCAGTTCAACCCACACGAGACTGTCCGTGGTGACGACGAATTATGACCGTCTTGCGGAGTATGCGGCTGTTGCTGGCGCAATAAATCATTCCACAGGTTTTGCAGGGGCTTATGTGCGTTCGTTTGAATCAGGGCGACTTACTTCGCCGGTTCCTCAAGGCACCCGGCAGGTGGACATCCTGAAAGTCCACGGTTCGCTGGATTGGTTCATGGACGATAGCGAAAACAGTTTTTCTCTGCCCGATGATCTTAACGCTCCGGCAACGCACAAGCCTTTGATGGTCACTCCGGGCACCGGTAAATATCTAGCAACCCACATGGAGCCTTTCAGATCAATCATCGCCTGCTCCGATAGCGCATTTGCGAGTGCGAGGTCTATTTTCTGCGTCGGATATGGGTTCAGGGACATGCACATCCAGCCAAAGCTCACAAAGCGCGTAACTAACGAGCGAGTTCCTGTTGTGGTGTTAGCTAGGACGTTGACGCCAGAGGCGCGTGCGTTCCTGAAGCTGTGCAAACACTCAACCGTTTTGGGACTGGAGCAGTCAGGTGATGGCTCCACTGCATACACAAGCGCCGTGCCCGACGGCATTAAACTTGATCGCCCCATCTGGCGATTCGACGAGTTTTTGCGATCAACGATCGGAGATTAA
- a CDS encoding TatD family hydrolase produces the protein MNPSSIDFHCHLDLYPDHIRAFKNCEEQGVNMLAVTTTPLAWPHNQELAAKSAFIRVGLGLHPQVVGDREEEIERFEELAQEARFIGEVGLDEGPRFYRSLDAQRRVFERVLRACSAYGPKVLSIHAVRTVPEVLKMLKEWLPISKGLPILHWFSGTPAEVARAVDGGCWFSINPSMAASANGLKIIDAIPIERMLTESDGPFAKDAKGAPLQPGCVDGAVEIIARRKNLTEDMVRVQLLTNLEQVDRFVGHIGSYVRQSLVSESH, from the coding sequence ATGAATCCGAGCAGCATAGACTTTCATTGTCATCTGGACCTCTACCCTGATCACATTAGGGCGTTCAAGAATTGTGAGGAACAGGGGGTGAATATGCTCGCTGTCACAACTACCCCGCTAGCGTGGCCGCATAACCAGGAGCTTGCGGCAAAATCAGCTTTCATCCGCGTTGGACTGGGACTGCACCCCCAGGTGGTGGGTGACCGAGAGGAAGAGATCGAGCGATTCGAGGAGCTAGCTCAAGAGGCACGGTTCATTGGCGAGGTTGGACTGGATGAAGGCCCGCGATTCTACCGCTCGCTAGACGCGCAGCGCCGAGTGTTTGAGCGCGTGTTGCGAGCCTGCTCAGCGTATGGCCCCAAAGTGCTCTCAATTCATGCCGTGCGAACCGTTCCTGAGGTGCTCAAGATGCTGAAGGAGTGGTTGCCGATTTCAAAAGGACTCCCCATTCTTCACTGGTTCTCGGGAACACCTGCCGAAGTGGCCCGTGCGGTCGATGGTGGCTGTTGGTTTTCAATCAACCCGTCTATGGCTGCGAGCGCGAATGGCCTGAAGATCATCGACGCCATCCCCATTGAGCGGATGCTCACGGAATCGGACGGGCCGTTCGCCAAAGACGCCAAAGGAGCCCCACTTCAACCGGGATGTGTCGATGGCGCAGTCGAGATCATTGCCCGTCGCAAGAATCTCACAGAGGATATGGTTCGAGTGCAACTCCTCACGAACTTGGAGCAAGTGGATCGGTTCGTCGGCCACATCGGTTCATACGTTCGGCAATCTCTTGTATCAGAATCGCACTAG
- the tnpA gene encoding IS200/IS605 family transposase — protein sequence MEQQSLNHTKWECKYHVVFIPKCRRKVLYKELRPYLGAVFRSLTEQKECRVEEGHLMPDHVHMLLSVPPKYAVSQVVGYIKGKSAIHLARTYGGRRRNFVGQHFWARGYFVSTVGRDEAAVRAYIQNQEQEDKPAYWRPQAQNNPL from the coding sequence ATGGAACAACAAAGTCTAAATCATACGAAATGGGAATGTAAATATCATGTGGTCTTTATCCCGAAATGTCGGCGCAAAGTGCTCTACAAAGAGCTGCGTCCATATTTGGGTGCGGTATTCAGATCGCTTACGGAGCAGAAAGAATGCCGCGTGGAGGAAGGCCATCTGATGCCGGATCATGTGCATATGCTGCTGAGCGTACCGCCGAAGTATGCGGTGTCGCAGGTGGTAGGCTACATCAAGGGCAAGAGCGCGATACATCTGGCACGGACATATGGCGGACGACGACGAAACTTCGTGGGGCAACACTTTTGGGCGAGGGGCTACTTCGTCTCAACGGTGGGTCGAGATGAAGCGGCGGTGCGAGCGTACATTCAAAACCAGGAGCAGGAGGATAAGCCCGCCTACTGGCGGCCCCAAGCACAGAACAACCCGCTTTGA
- the tnpA gene encoding IS200/IS605 family transposase translates to MEQQSLNHTKWECKYHVVFIPKCRRKVLYKELRPYLGAVFRSLTEQKECRVEEGHLMPDHVHMLLSVPPKYAVSQVVGYIKGKSAIHLARTYGGRRRNFVGQHFWARGYFVSTVGRDEAAVRAYIQNQEQEDKRLEQLEMFNGS, encoded by the coding sequence ATGGAACAACAAAGTCTAAATCATACGAAATGGGAATGTAAATATCATGTGGTCTTTATCCCGAAATGTCGGCGCAAAGTGCTCTACAAAGAGCTGCGTCCATATTTGGGTGCGGTATTCAGATCGCTTACGGAGCAGAAAGAATGCCGCGTGGAGGAAGGCCATCTGATGCCGGATCATGTGCATATGCTGCTGAGCGTACCGCCGAAGTATGCGGTGTCGCAGGTGGTAGGCTACATCAAGGGCAAGAGCGCGATACATCTGGCACGGACATATGGCGGACGACGACGAAACTTCGTGGGGCAACACTTTTGGGCGAGGGGCTACTTCGTCTCAACGGTGGGTCGAGATGAAGCGGCGGTGCGAGCGTACATTCAAAACCAGGAGCAGGAGGATAAGCGTCTCGAACAACTAGAGATGTTCAACGGGTCCTAG
- a CDS encoding helix-turn-helix transcriptional regulator: MTQRDLAKALGREHGMVARIELGERRVDLVEAFELFKALKTDPAKEVASLMEEFEVLTK, from the coding sequence ATGACCCAGCGTGATCTCGCCAAAGCCCTTGGCCGTGAGCATGGCATGGTTGCGAGGATCGAGCTAGGCGAACGCCGAGTGGACCTTGTGGAGGCATTTGAACTCTTCAAGGCTTTGAAGACCGACCCGGCCAAAGAGGTGGCGAGTCTAATGGAAGAGTTTGAGGTGCTAACCAAGTAG
- a CDS encoding replication-relaxation family protein has protein sequence MQKPRLRKPRFIRSDGFPPLHLTERDVSILRLVERHRFVSSRHVTQMIGGSAQHVTRRLGRLFHVGFLHRPRGQLWLPRGGNAHLVCCITFSGQAILRERGLPTYASPPRSRGETMALSLSHFLCVTDVMLALERSAVAEGSCFLHHDEWRTEDEARLFQMRWGANLTYDGKRVRTAVLPDGAFAIEKSGKRSYFFVEVDRGTMPVSRGGSEQTSFRRKVLAYKATRDTGILWKRHEVSGFRVLVITEHSRRLRSLQATTADCFQRGESSMFCFAQTQAMLQAPLSSWQTCSGKDAVLVDSSPTIQPYRLQIQEQQRSDS, from the coding sequence GTGCAGAAACCGAGGCTGAGGAAGCCACGGTTCATTCGCTCGGATGGTTTTCCGCCGCTTCACCTAACGGAGCGGGATGTCAGCATTCTTCGACTGGTCGAGCGTCATCGTTTTGTGTCCTCCCGTCATGTCACGCAAATGATTGGCGGCAGCGCTCAGCATGTGACTCGGCGGCTCGGACGGCTGTTTCATGTTGGTTTTCTGCACCGGCCACGAGGGCAGCTCTGGCTCCCACGAGGCGGAAATGCACACCTGGTCTGCTGCATCACCTTCTCCGGTCAGGCCATCCTGCGCGAGCGCGGACTGCCGACCTATGCCTCGCCGCCACGCTCACGCGGCGAGACGATGGCGCTCTCGTTATCTCACTTTCTGTGCGTGACAGATGTCATGCTTGCGCTTGAGCGCTCCGCTGTTGCTGAAGGCTCATGCTTTCTTCATCACGATGAATGGCGCACTGAGGATGAGGCTAGACTCTTCCAGATGCGCTGGGGCGCAAATCTGACCTACGATGGCAAGCGAGTCCGCACGGCGGTCCTGCCCGATGGTGCGTTTGCCATCGAGAAGAGTGGCAAAAGATCATATTTCTTCGTCGAGGTTGATCGCGGAACGATGCCCGTTTCGCGCGGCGGTTCGGAGCAAACTTCCTTTCGTCGCAAGGTGCTCGCTTACAAGGCGACTCGTGACACAGGCATTCTCTGGAAGCGTCATGAGGTCAGCGGCTTCCGAGTGCTGGTCATCACCGAACACTCAAGGCGTCTTCGGTCCCTACAAGCGACTACCGCAGACTGCTTCCAGCGTGGCGAGTCGAGCATGTTCTGTTTTGCCCAGACCCAGGCGATGCTGCAAGCGCCACTCAGTTCATGGCAAACATGCTCCGGCAAAGACGCTGTCTTGGTCGACTCCTCACCGACGATTCAGCCCTATCGGCTACAAATTCAAGAGCAGCAAAGAAGCGACTCCTAA
- a CDS encoding DUF4194 domain-containing protein has translation MSADALPEFHESSLAAVRLLQGVVYSEEEKVWAPLLSHQTRLENYFARLGLTLVVDEPDGFAYLRQLGDDDSRPPGYEMLPVLIPRKSLGYPLTILCVLLRESLRRFEDEELHDERCVVETAALFDDWRGFQKPSNDEVKQQKEFTALLRKAEDDLGFIKKYADEPESWEVRRIIKARLPAQELENLLTQLKSYLGSGPGRDNTRSRDDG, from the coding sequence ATGTCGGCCGATGCCCTTCCAGAATTTCATGAGTCAAGCCTAGCTGCGGTGAGGTTGCTCCAAGGCGTCGTGTATAGCGAAGAAGAGAAAGTCTGGGCACCCTTGCTGTCGCATCAGACTCGGCTTGAGAACTACTTTGCCCGGCTGGGACTCACTCTCGTCGTTGATGAGCCGGACGGCTTCGCGTATTTGCGGCAACTGGGAGACGATGATTCCCGCCCGCCGGGTTATGAAATGCTGCCGGTGCTCATTCCTCGAAAGAGCCTTGGCTACCCGCTCACCATCCTTTGCGTGCTGCTGCGGGAAAGCCTCCGCCGCTTTGAGGACGAGGAACTGCATGACGAGCGATGTGTTGTAGAAACAGCGGCGTTGTTTGACGACTGGCGTGGATTCCAGAAACCGAGCAATGACGAGGTCAAACAGCAAAAAGAGTTCACAGCGTTGCTTCGAAAAGCGGAGGACGACCTTGGCTTCATCAAAAAGTATGCGGACGAGCCTGAGAGCTGGGAGGTTCGCCGCATCATCAAGGCACGGCTTCCGGCTCAGGAATTGGAGAACCTGCTCACTCAACTGAAATCCTATCTTGGCAGTGGACCGGGCAGGGACAACACACGTAGCCGCGACGATGGATGA
- a CDS encoding DUF3375 domain-containing protein, with protein MFFKTSPAVSMLRSPNAPYVIAFLHRCFKESGNVQVPLSELAVALGRFVEDVRESEEDNQILPDKPERYLAEWCADDKRWLRRLVAVGKDEPVFQLTPHSEAVIAFLDRALEQDVGFIGTESRLKLVIQTLSDLVMSASEDRQARLNQLRQQRAEIDDQISRLESEDDMPQRPAAMIKEGFATALSMLKQLLGDFRGVEEKFREITRQVQRRQTDPRESRGTLLGFALDEEDRLKQEDQGVSFHEFLRFILQPAQQERLRVVIEELRKLRELDEMRDGMDVVRRMVPLLLAEAEIVMRTTQRLSATLRRLLDQRAARERQRVAEVLREIRGLAAQCAAMPPQGEEVELRVDEVPAIYSAFSRTFWTQPSRFDAPALSAHAVNEDRRRQAFADYAKLYGLDWKEMRSRVKTLVQRSGSARLSDVIANHPVRAGVIEVLGYVQIARDDGHIIQPESTEMIVLPGSRPDAPSRLLEVPFVLFTKV; from the coding sequence GTGTTTTTCAAGACATCCCCAGCCGTCTCAATGCTGAGGTCGCCGAATGCTCCCTACGTGATCGCATTTCTGCATCGCTGTTTTAAGGAGTCCGGGAATGTTCAGGTGCCGCTGTCAGAGTTGGCCGTGGCTTTGGGACGCTTTGTTGAAGATGTGCGCGAGAGTGAGGAAGATAACCAAATCCTGCCCGACAAGCCAGAACGCTACTTGGCCGAATGGTGTGCGGATGATAAGCGATGGCTGAGGCGCTTGGTTGCGGTCGGAAAGGATGAGCCGGTTTTTCAGCTCACCCCTCACAGCGAGGCGGTCATCGCGTTCCTTGATCGCGCTTTGGAGCAGGATGTCGGGTTCATTGGCACTGAGTCGAGATTGAAGTTGGTGATTCAAACCCTCTCCGATCTGGTCATGAGCGCCAGCGAGGACCGTCAAGCACGGCTGAACCAGCTCCGGCAACAGAGGGCTGAGATTGATGACCAGATTTCTCGCCTTGAGTCTGAAGACGACATGCCACAGCGACCGGCGGCGATGATCAAGGAAGGCTTCGCAACTGCGTTGAGCATGCTGAAGCAATTGCTCGGCGATTTCCGGGGTGTGGAGGAAAAGTTCCGCGAGATTACTCGTCAAGTTCAGCGTCGTCAGACTGACCCCAGGGAATCGCGAGGCACGCTTCTAGGCTTCGCTTTGGACGAGGAAGACCGGCTCAAGCAAGAGGACCAGGGGGTGAGCTTTCATGAGTTTTTGCGATTCATTTTGCAGCCTGCACAGCAAGAGAGACTCCGTGTGGTCATCGAGGAGTTACGGAAGCTTCGCGAGCTGGACGAGATGCGAGATGGAATGGACGTAGTTCGCCGAATGGTGCCTCTCCTGCTAGCCGAGGCAGAGATCGTGATGCGAACCACCCAACGGTTGTCTGCTACTCTGAGGCGCTTGTTGGATCAGCGCGCAGCGCGTGAGCGTCAGCGGGTGGCGGAGGTGCTTCGCGAGATCCGTGGTCTGGCAGCTCAGTGCGCGGCTATGCCGCCTCAGGGTGAAGAAGTAGAGTTGCGCGTCGATGAGGTTCCGGCCATCTACTCGGCGTTCTCGCGGACCTTTTGGACTCAGCCGTCGCGATTCGATGCACCCGCATTGTCCGCTCACGCAGTCAATGAAGACCGCCGCCGACAGGCATTCGCCGACTACGCAAAACTGTATGGCTTAGACTGGAAAGAAATGCGGTCTCGTGTGAAGACCCTGGTGCAACGTTCAGGCAGCGCGCGCCTCAGCGATGTGATTGCCAATCACCCCGTGAGGGCCGGTGTGATCGAGGTGCTTGGTTATGTCCAGATTGCCCGTGATGACGGACACATTATTCAACCTGAATCAACCGAGATGATCGTTCTACCGGGCTCGCGTCCAGACGCTCCTTCTCGCCTACTGGAAGTTCCATTCGTGCTATTCACCAAAGTTTGA